A stretch of Brassica napus cultivar Da-Ae chromosome C6, Da-Ae, whole genome shotgun sequence DNA encodes these proteins:
- the LOC106407497 gene encoding uncharacterized protein LOC106407497 gives MLMVENWGNEFAWCNFLLLQLINHKTYVKSRLKCDWNRWRQQATLGRTDNQCSFFQITSHLRNENITDVDDHLHDISKDWLYPEVSTVYRLHTIRYDKRKNSSMQQFRMALSYDPLCWETYGGICSLGVFEESFHSFRQCSFPASQKTLVSQRINFSEGETMDQL, from the exons ATGCTCATGGTTGAAAATTGGGGAAATGAGTTTGCCTGGTGCAATTTTCTTTTGCTGCAGTTAATAAACCACAAAACATATGTTAAATCAAGGTTAAAATGTGATTGGAACAGATGGAGGCAGCAAGCTACTCTTGGAAGAACCGACAACCAATGTAGTTTTTTTCAGATTACATCTCATCTGAGAAATGAGAATATCACAGATGTTGATGATCATCTTCATGATATCTCCAA GGACTGGCTATACCCTGAAGTTTCAACTGTATACAG GTTACATACTATAAGATATGATAAGAGGAAGAACAGTTCGATGCAACAGTTTAGGATGGCATTGTCATATGATCCATTGTGTTGGGAAACATATGGAGGAATTTGTAGTTTAG GTGTCTTTGAGGAATCCTTCCACAGTTTTCGGCAATGTAGCTTCCCAGCTTCTCAGAAAACTTTGGTTTCACAAAGAATAAACTTCTCAGAAGGAGAAACCATGGACCAGCTTTGA
- the LOC106410066 gene encoding patatin-like protein 7, which produces MQRVSNKPSGGATTASVKHLIKQRGGGSGGGDTAAEDNSLLTDSQEPSIDTDKLSYEIFSILESKFLFGSSEPEQLNPAAVTGPAKNQRGKVCILSIDGGGMRGILPGKALAYLEHALKSKSGDPNARIADYFDVAAGSGIGGVYTAMLFGSRDGNRPIFKAEDTWQFLTKNAKGLYGSSSSSSFVKRVMRTGSLGSSGTGKVKRVMKESFSELTLKDTLKPVLIPCYDLESSAPFLFSRADALETDGYDFRLWEVCRATWAETGVFEPVEMKSVDGTTKCVAIGGGLAMSNPTAAAITHVLHNKQEFPFVRGVEDLLVLSLGMGQLLDVSYEYDRIIKWTAKHWARPAALISNDGAADTVDQAVAMAFGHCRSSNYVRIQANGSSLGPCKPNIDTDPSGSNVNMLVGVAEEMLKQKNVESVLFGGKRINEQSNFEKLDWLAGELVLEHQRRNCRIAPTVAFKQSVHRAEQKTRGKDIGVTARER; this is translated from the exons ATGCAAAGAGTAAGCAATAAACCCAGCGGAGGAGCCACGACGGCTTCCGTTAAGCATTTAATAAAACAGAGAGGCGGAGGAAGTGGCGGCGGAGATACGGCGGCTGAAGATAACAGCCTCTTGACGGATTCGCAAGAACCGAGCATCGATACTGATAAACTTAGCTACGAGATTTTCTCCATCCTCGAGAGCAAGTTTCTTTTCGGATCATCCGAACCCGAACAGCTTAACCCGGCGGCGGTTACTGGGCCGGCTAAGAATCAGAGAGGAAAAGTATGTATCTTGAGCATCGATGGAGGAGGCATGAGAGGGATTCTACCCGGAAAGGCTTTGGCTTATCTAGAACACGCTTTGAAATCCAAGTCGGGCGACCCGAATGCCCGTATCGCCGATTACTTCGACGTCGCCGCCGGGTCGGGCATAGGCGGTGTTTACACGGCGATGTTATTCGGGTCGAGAGATGGTAACCGTCCGATATTTAAGGCAGAGGACACGTGGCAGTTCCTAACGAAAAACGCAAAGGGTCTTTACgggtcatcatcttcttcttcgttcgtgaaACGGGTCATGAGAACCGGGTCGTTGGGTAGTTCCGGGACGGGTAAGGTAAAGAGAGTGATGAAAGAGTCTTTCTCGGAGCTAACGTTAAAGGACACGCTCAAACCTGTGCTCATACCTTGCTACGACCTTGAAAGCTCGGCTCCGTTTCTGTTCTCACGCGCCGACGCGCTTGAGACTGACGGCTACGATTTTCGGCTCTGGGAGGTTTGTAGAGCCACATGGGCCGAGACAGGGGTGTTTGAGCCGGTGGAGATGAAGTCGGTTGATGGAACGACTAAGTGTGTGGCGATCGGTGGAGGACTAGCTATGAGTAATCCAACGGCGGCTGCGATTACGCACGTGTTGCACAATAAGCAGGAGTTTCCGTTCGTGCGTGGAGTTGAGGATCTGCTTGTGTTATCTCTTGGTATGGGTCAGTTGCTTGATGTAAGCTATGAGTATGATCGGATTATCAAGTGGACAGCTAAGCATTGGGCTCGACCTGCAGCCCTTATTTCGAATGATGGTGCTGCCGACACGGTGGACCAAGCTGTGGCCATGGCTTTTGGTCACTGCCGCAGTAGCAACTACGTTCGGATTCAG GCGAATGGGTCGAGCTTAGGACCCTGCAAGCCAAACATAGACACTGACCCGAGTGGGAGCAATGTAAATATGCTGGTTGGAGTAGCTGAGGAGATGTTAAAGCAAAAGAATGTAGAGTCGGTTTTGTTTGGAGGTAAAAGAATCAATGAACAAAGCAATTTCGAGAAGCTTGACTGGTTAGCCGGGGAACTAGTTCTGGAGCATCAAAGGAGAAATTGCAGGATTGCTCCAACCGTAGCGTTCAAGCAATCGGTTCATAGGGCAGAGCAGAAGACAAGGGGCAAGGATATTGGTGTGACCGCAAGAGAACGATGA